In Natrinema salaciae, the following are encoded in one genomic region:
- a CDS encoding DUF420 domain-containing protein has translation MEYVPRERVRLLTGVLSVVSLAVVFAAAGGRIPSSSVPAAPEWVLETIPLVNALISAAAIGTITVGWRAIRRGDIERHRVAMVTSFGLFVSFLALYLYRLTVTGGPQPFPGPDSVYQFVYLPLLAIHILLAIVCIPLLYYVLLLALSRPIAELRKTAHARVGRIAAALWLISFSLGIVVFVLLHVVY, from the coding sequence ATGGAGTACGTCCCTCGAGAGCGTGTGCGCCTTCTCACCGGGGTATTGAGCGTCGTGTCGCTGGCGGTCGTCTTCGCGGCCGCCGGTGGGCGGATTCCGTCCTCGAGCGTGCCGGCGGCTCCCGAGTGGGTTCTCGAGACGATTCCGCTCGTCAACGCCCTGATCAGCGCGGCGGCGATCGGGACGATTACGGTCGGCTGGCGGGCGATCCGTCGCGGCGATATCGAGCGCCACCGCGTCGCGATGGTGACGTCCTTCGGGCTGTTCGTGAGTTTCCTCGCGCTCTATCTCTACCGGCTGACGGTGACCGGCGGTCCGCAGCCGTTCCCGGGCCCGGACTCGGTCTACCAGTTCGTCTACCTGCCGCTGCTGGCGATCCACATCCTCCTCGCGATCGTCTGTATCCCGCTGCTCTACTACGTCCTGTTGCTCGCGCTCTCCCGTCCGATCGCGGAGCTACGGAAGACGGCCCACGCTCGCGTCGGTCGAATCGCGGCGGCGCTGTGGCTGATCTCGTTCTCGCTCGGTATCGTCGTGTTCGTCCTGTTGCACGTCGTGTACTGA
- a CDS encoding DUF5800 family protein, translated as MTTLAFDDDGVDVVYEGTEFRLEQDLIEDATEKSYYDVTDHEVLQIVAEQPNLQGEPRRIGDILD; from the coding sequence ATGACTACGCTCGCGTTCGACGACGACGGCGTCGACGTCGTCTACGAAGGCACCGAATTTCGACTCGAGCAGGATCTCATCGAGGACGCGACCGAAAAATCCTACTACGACGTAACCGACCACGAGGTGTTGCAGATCGTCGCCGAACAGCCGAACCTGCAGGGCGAACCCCGCCGTATCGGCGACATTCTGGACTGA
- a CDS encoding polymer-forming cytoskeletal protein: protein MAFSRDPLDELVVPDGTEAQERDLVTDGDVLVGSRSTVEFGVRGRNVLAGEGAEFGGAIEADGDCRLDMWCDVAENVLVGQDAYIGERVHIGGKLKVAGDLDIGDDVEIEEGFEANGWIVIRNPMPTIVFLFVYLKHLLLIGEEDTAQRLISELVDEEDGEPEADPLVIPRNATVGDDAWRVSTPATIGNECRLHGNVRAETVDVGTNCNVFGSLRARGDVTVGDGTRIHGDVTTRDGDVVIEGEARVLGDVSCGDLALGPDAEVDGTIRADGEITMRTTERERE from the coding sequence GTGGCCTTCAGTAGGGACCCGCTCGACGAACTCGTCGTTCCCGACGGAACGGAAGCCCAGGAACGCGACCTCGTGACTGACGGGGACGTCCTCGTGGGTAGTCGCTCGACCGTCGAGTTCGGCGTCCGCGGCCGAAACGTGCTGGCCGGCGAAGGGGCCGAGTTCGGCGGCGCGATCGAGGCGGACGGCGACTGTCGGCTCGACATGTGGTGCGACGTCGCCGAGAACGTGCTGGTCGGGCAGGACGCATACATCGGCGAACGCGTCCACATCGGCGGCAAACTGAAAGTCGCGGGCGACCTCGATATCGGCGACGACGTCGAGATCGAGGAGGGGTTCGAGGCCAACGGGTGGATCGTCATCCGCAACCCGATGCCGACGATCGTCTTCCTCTTCGTGTACCTCAAACACCTCCTGCTGATCGGCGAGGAAGACACCGCCCAGCGGCTCATCTCCGAACTCGTCGACGAGGAGGACGGCGAACCCGAGGCCGACCCGCTCGTCATCCCCCGAAACGCGACCGTGGGCGACGACGCCTGGCGCGTCTCGACACCCGCGACGATCGGCAACGAGTGCCGACTCCACGGCAACGTCCGCGCGGAAACGGTCGACGTCGGGACGAACTGCAACGTCTTCGGCAGCCTTCGTGCTCGCGGCGACGTCACCGTCGGCGACGGCACCCGCATCCACGGCGACGTGACCACGCGCGACGGCGACGTCGTCATCGAGGGCGAGGCCCGCGTCCTCGGCGACGTCTCCTGTGGGGACCTCGCGCTCGGCCCCGACGCCGAGGTCGACGGCACGATCCGGGCCGACGGCGAAATCACGATGCGGACGACCGAACGCGAGCGCGAGTAA